The Sporomusaceae bacterium FL31 sequence AGAACTTGCTATGATCATTTGGCAGGCAAACTGGGAGTGAGCTTAACCGAAAGATTGCTTGAAATTGGGGTTTTAGAGAAGCAAGATAAAGATTTCAAATTAACGGATGCAGGTAAAATAAAATTACGAAACTTTGGAGTAGAAGTCGAAAAAAGGCCAAAAGGTCGTCGTTATTTTGCTCGCCGATGCTTAGACTGGAGCGAACGTCGTTATCACTTGGCTGGCAGCTTAGGGGCTTCGCTTACGCAGCGCTTATTTGAACTCAAGTGGATAGAGTATCTATCTGATGGACGTGCTGTACGTGTAACGGCTGCTGGAGAAAAAGGTTTATTCGACGAGTTCGGCTTAAATTTGAAATGAAAACAAAGGTACGATAACTTATTGATTCACAATAAATTATCGTACTTTGTTTTTCTATAACATATCCATTTATGATCAACATAACCCAACCAGTAATCTTAGTGGAAGAGTTGCTCGGTCTTTTATAGTTATTAAGTTAGGCAGGCCGTACCTACTGAATATTGCCAGGCACCCCTCGACGCGCCAATTCCGCTGCCAGTTCTTCCACTCCCGGATGGCTTATCAGGTAGTACTGGTTACTAACCTGCAGCAGCAACATCTTCGCCGAGTACTCA is a genomic window containing:
- a CDS encoding transcriptional regulator, which gives rise to MVNPNLVEIATLIGDPSRLVMLLSLLGGKALPAGDLARSARISPQTASTHLAKMIKGNLLEQESFGRHKYYRLATTEVALALEALLAIAPSKPIRSLRESNQANALQLARTCYDHLAGKLGVSLTERLLEIGVLEKQDKDFKLTDAGKIKLRNFGVEVEKRPKGRRYFARRCLDWSERRYHLAGSLGASLTQRLFELKWIEYLSDGRAVRVTAAGEKGLFDEFGLNLK